The Camelina sativa cultivar DH55 chromosome 14, Cs, whole genome shotgun sequence genome includes a window with the following:
- the LOC104739830 gene encoding putative lactoylglutathione lyase isoform X1: MNEIPCASMLRLCHYFVSICSVHFVSMIAAESNFVFRNMAEASSDVMDWPKKDNRRFLHVVYRVGDLDRTIQFYTDCFGMKLLRKRDIPDEKYSNAFMGFGPETSNFVVELTYNYGVSSYDIGTGFGHFAISTQDVSKIVESVRAKGGNVTREPGPVKGGNSIIAFVKDPDGYTFELIQRGPTPEPLCQVMLRVGDLDRAIKFYEKALGMRLLRKIERPEYKYTIGMMGYAEEYESIVLELTYNYDVTEYTKGNAYAQIAIGTDDVYKSGEVVKIVSQELGGKITREPGPVPGIGTKIVSFLDPDGWKTVLVDNKDFLKELE, translated from the exons ATGAATGAGATTCCTTGCGCTTCCATGTTGAGGCTGTGTCACTATTTTGTGTCGATTTGTAGTGTTCACTTTGTTTCAATGATAGCAGCTGAAtcgaattttgtttttagaaatatGGCTGAGGCTTCCTCTGACGTGATGGATTGGCCTAAGAAGGATAACCGTCGTTTTCTCCATGTTGTCTACCGCGTTGGTGATCTTGATCGCACCATTCA GTTTTACACTGACTGCTTTGGTATGAAGCTGTTGAGGAAAAGAGATATCCCTGATGAGAAGTATTCTAATGCTTTTATGGGTTTTGGACCTGAAACATCTAACTTTGTTGTGGAGCTGACTTATA ATTATGGAGTTAGCTCATATGATATTGGAACTGGATTTGGGCATTTTGCCATTTCAACTCAAGAT GTTTCCAAAATTGTTGAGAGTGTCCGTGCCAAGGGTGGAAATGTCACTAGGGAACCTGGTCCAGTCAAAGGTGGAAACAGCATCATTGCGTTTGTGAAGGACCCTGATGGTTACACTTTTGAGCTCATCCAGAGGGGTCCAACTCCTGAACCACTCTGTCAAGTTATGCTTCGTGTTGGTGATCTCGACCGCGCCATCAAATTCTATGAAAAG GCCCTCGGGATGAGACTCTTGAGAAAGATTGAGAGACCTGAATACAAG TACACCATTGGTATGATGGGATATGCTGAAGAATACGAATCCATAGTTTTGGAGCTGACCTACAACTACGATGTGACTGAGTACACAAAGGGAAATGCATATGCACAG ATTGCAATAGGCACTGATGATGTGTACAAAAGCGGTGAAGTTGTGAAGATAGTCAGCCAAGAGCTAGGAGGAAAGATCACTAGAGAACCTGGTCCCGTTCCTGGAATTGGCACAAAGATTGTCTCATTCCTCGACCCAGATGGCTGGAAAACG GTGCTGGTAGACAACAAAGATTTTCTGAAGGAACTGGAATGA
- the LOC104739830 gene encoding putative lactoylglutathione lyase isoform X2, with protein sequence MAEASSDVMDWPKKDNRRFLHVVYRVGDLDRTIQFYTDCFGMKLLRKRDIPDEKYSNAFMGFGPETSNFVVELTYNYGVSSYDIGTGFGHFAISTQDVSKIVESVRAKGGNVTREPGPVKGGNSIIAFVKDPDGYTFELIQRGPTPEPLCQVMLRVGDLDRAIKFYEKALGMRLLRKIERPEYKYTIGMMGYAEEYESIVLELTYNYDVTEYTKGNAYAQIAIGTDDVYKSGEVVKIVSQELGGKITREPGPVPGIGTKIVSFLDPDGWKTVLVDNKDFLKELE encoded by the exons atGGCTGAGGCTTCCTCTGACGTGATGGATTGGCCTAAGAAGGATAACCGTCGTTTTCTCCATGTTGTCTACCGCGTTGGTGATCTTGATCGCACCATTCA GTTTTACACTGACTGCTTTGGTATGAAGCTGTTGAGGAAAAGAGATATCCCTGATGAGAAGTATTCTAATGCTTTTATGGGTTTTGGACCTGAAACATCTAACTTTGTTGTGGAGCTGACTTATA ATTATGGAGTTAGCTCATATGATATTGGAACTGGATTTGGGCATTTTGCCATTTCAACTCAAGAT GTTTCCAAAATTGTTGAGAGTGTCCGTGCCAAGGGTGGAAATGTCACTAGGGAACCTGGTCCAGTCAAAGGTGGAAACAGCATCATTGCGTTTGTGAAGGACCCTGATGGTTACACTTTTGAGCTCATCCAGAGGGGTCCAACTCCTGAACCACTCTGTCAAGTTATGCTTCGTGTTGGTGATCTCGACCGCGCCATCAAATTCTATGAAAAG GCCCTCGGGATGAGACTCTTGAGAAAGATTGAGAGACCTGAATACAAG TACACCATTGGTATGATGGGATATGCTGAAGAATACGAATCCATAGTTTTGGAGCTGACCTACAACTACGATGTGACTGAGTACACAAAGGGAAATGCATATGCACAG ATTGCAATAGGCACTGATGATGTGTACAAAAGCGGTGAAGTTGTGAAGATAGTCAGCCAAGAGCTAGGAGGAAAGATCACTAGAGAACCTGGTCCCGTTCCTGGAATTGGCACAAAGATTGTCTCATTCCTCGACCCAGATGGCTGGAAAACG GTGCTGGTAGACAACAAAGATTTTCTGAAGGAACTGGAATGA